Proteins from a single region of Bacteroidota bacterium:
- a CDS encoding T9SS type A sorting domain-containing protein translates to MKRFIAVIIILFLSQNIFAQSGWQWQNPAPQGNDLYDVQFVNANTGYAVGEKATVVKTTNGGLSWKVYQIPTSISFNRLSYLCAVDSLVVYVATGESKAFKTTDGGENWINLPDMPDINFLSNGRVFSFLDTNTGIMINNGQTYKTTNGGFSWVVISTLEGNPDLDDIYFTSNQEGYISTYENGPVYKIFKTTNQGLNWSICYQTNNFSRIKNIQFINSSKGYAFYEYSDMGGPHYINILKTTNQGSNWNLVSHSITSNSYNRVFFSDDGSGILMGVDIVPTFAKNNFYKTTNDGVNWSDAGIYGRATAINFPQPAIGYAVGFGGYIYKSTDFGNNWTCINSLIGDVFSFNTLSFPNNNTGYITGSEGIILKTSNSGENWSSSQIGHKNLTSSYFLNSNTGYIGADSNKMYKTTNGGNSWDTLATYTSANPITSIYFVNEHVGFFANSYSNAVSKTTNAGISWTLIPFTIIYGSMNSLQFTDSLTGFLYQYYYNPTGFPPQRYTYIYKTTNQGETWSLISSFFNNVQATGLKFINANTGYMNANKILKTTNGGVNWAEVLNTNDQGGIDVLDMNTVYTGSYKSTNAGLNWTLYNTKAQSISGIHYINQTTGIIICGNSGGILRTTDGGEIISSVYGITSNEITDNFSLHQNYPNPFNPSTVIRYQLSVAGFITLKVFDLLGKEVAALVNEKQNAGTYAVDFNSTEFNLPSGIYFYTLNAGEFKETKKMVLVK, encoded by the coding sequence ATGAAAAGGTTTATCGCTGTAATAATAATTTTGTTTTTATCGCAAAATATTTTTGCGCAATCCGGGTGGCAGTGGCAAAACCCAGCTCCTCAAGGTAATGATTTATACGATGTACAATTTGTAAATGCTAATACTGGTTATGCCGTAGGGGAAAAAGCTACCGTTGTTAAAACTACAAATGGAGGATTAAGCTGGAAAGTGTATCAAATCCCTACATCTATTAGTTTTAATAGATTAAGTTATTTATGCGCAGTAGATTCTTTAGTGGTTTATGTAGCAACCGGTGAAAGTAAAGCTTTTAAAACAACAGATGGTGGTGAAAATTGGATAAATTTGCCTGACATGCCGGATATAAATTTTTTGTCAAATGGTAGAGTTTTCTCTTTTTTAGACACAAATACCGGGATTATGATTAATAATGGTCAAACTTATAAAACAACTAATGGTGGTTTTTCGTGGGTAGTAATTTCTACTTTAGAAGGGAATCCCGATCTTGATGATATTTATTTTACTTCTAATCAAGAAGGTTATATTAGCACATATGAAAACGGTCCGGTTTATAAAATCTTTAAAACAACCAATCAGGGTTTAAATTGGTCTATATGTTATCAAACCAACAATTTTTCACGTATAAAAAATATTCAGTTCATTAATTCATCTAAAGGATATGCATTTTATGAGTATTCAGATATGGGAGGACCTCACTATATCAATATATTGAAAACTACAAATCAAGGGTCGAACTGGAATTTAGTTTCGCATTCTATAACTAGTAATAGTTATAATCGGGTCTTTTTCTCCGATGACGGTTCAGGGATATTAATGGGTGTGGATATTGTTCCAACTTTTGCTAAAAATAATTTCTATAAAACAACAAATGATGGTGTAAACTGGAGTGACGCGGGGATCTATGGAAGAGCAACTGCCATTAACTTCCCCCAACCGGCTATTGGATATGCAGTAGGATTTGGAGGATACATTTATAAATCAACTGACTTTGGTAATAATTGGACTTGTATAAATTCTCTTATAGGTGATGTATTTAGTTTTAATACCTTATCCTTTCCAAATAATAATACAGGATACATAACCGGCTCAGAGGGTATAATTTTAAAAACTTCTAATTCCGGTGAGAACTGGAGTTCATCTCAGATTGGTCATAAAAATTTAACATCTTCTTATTTTCTAAACTCAAATACGGGATATATAGGAGCTGATAGCAATAAGATGTATAAAACTACAAATGGTGGAAACTCCTGGGATACTTTAGCCACTTACACTTCTGCAAACCCCATAACGTCTATTTATTTTGTAAATGAACACGTTGGTTTTTTTGCAAACAGTTATTCAAATGCTGTGAGCAAAACTACTAATGCAGGTATAAGTTGGACTCTTATTCCATTTACAATTATTTACGGAAGTATGAATTCACTTCAATTCACAGATTCACTTACGGGATTTTTGTATCAATATTATTATAATCCCACCGGATTTCCTCCGCAGCGTTATACTTACATTTATAAAACTACTAACCAAGGTGAAACCTGGTCATTAATTTCATCATTTTTTAATAATGTTCAGGCAACCGGTCTTAAATTTATTAATGCAAATACAGGTTACATGAATGCTAACAAGATTTTAAAGACAACTAATGGAGGAGTAAACTGGGCAGAAGTGCTAAATACAAATGATCAAGGAGGTATAGACGTATTGGATATGAATACGGTTTATACAGGAAGCTATAAATCTACGAATGCAGGATTGAATTGGACTTTATATAATACAAAAGCGCAATCTATTTCAGGAATTCACTATATTAATCAAACCACAGGAATAATTATTTGCGGAAATAGCGGAGGAATTTTGAGAACTACAGATGGTGGAGAAATTATATCGTCAGTTTATGGCATAACTTCAAATGAAATTACTGATAATTTTTCTCTTCACCAAAACTATCCCAACCCCTTCAACCCAAGCACAGTTATCCGTTATCAACTATCAGTTGCCGGGTTTATAACATTAAAAGTTTTTGATTTACTAGGAAAGGAAGTTGCAGCGCTTGTAAATGAAAAACAAAATGCGGGAACCTATGCAGTAGATTTTAATTCAACGGAGTTCAATCTTCCCAGCGGAATATATTTTTATACTCTTAACGCAGGGGAGTTTAAAGAGACAAAGAAGATGGTTCTGGTAAAATAA
- a CDS encoding T9SS type A sorting domain-containing protein, with the protein MRSLVLPLKAVLVISILFLFSISSQNIFAQLANFDTVRTLISSADYDYKNPVFESKRNTGPSSTSSWLVYERYKSNGASDIIVRKASFTGYAEEVVITNSTTEQNINPAIYNDFLIWQTNKNGNWDLNYSIYNGTSWLSPQIYTPNTVSNEEQPAVLNLSDFVLVAFNRNSDIFLNKYIKATQQWDSEINVTDTISESCYYPVLESGGSPFSVVFHKMINAVNSKVRIRNFNTTAATGYTWQSGYEINLLTRPHKIRTSFSVDSYPYYLINYNNSIVPVMSGGTVGSNITTYIQGFNSFGKGVFMPFITDALTLTYFSAFGCITKRNDSTFISLCRRYAVTQNNQVRQIYISDTTGVQKFDISTPLFTGPTYKMRALWEQKINGKTALVESWAVDVINDISSAQENINYVLEQNYPNPFNPTTKINYEIKSSGFISLKVFDLLGKEVAALVNEKQNAGSYVVNFNSSEFNLPSGIYFYTLNAGEFKETKKMVMVK; encoded by the coding sequence ATGAGAAGCTTAGTACTTCCTTTAAAAGCAGTTTTAGTAATTTCCATTCTATTTTTATTTTCAATTTCATCTCAAAATATATTTGCTCAGTTAGCAAATTTCGATACCGTAAGAACACTGATCTCTTCAGCGGATTATGATTATAAAAATCCTGTTTTTGAAAGTAAGAGAAATACGGGTCCCTCATCAACATCTTCATGGCTTGTTTATGAAAGATATAAATCAAACGGAGCAAGCGATATAATTGTAAGAAAGGCTTCGTTTACAGGATACGCAGAAGAAGTTGTAATTACAAATTCAACAACTGAACAAAATATAAATCCTGCAATATATAATGATTTTCTTATCTGGCAAACAAATAAAAATGGGAACTGGGATTTAAATTATTCTATCTACAACGGAACAAGCTGGTTGTCTCCTCAAATTTACACTCCCAATACTGTCAGTAACGAAGAACAGCCCGCAGTCTTAAATTTATCTGATTTTGTTCTGGTAGCGTTCAACAGAAACTCCGATATATTTTTAAACAAGTATATAAAAGCAACTCAGCAATGGGATTCTGAGATAAATGTTACGGATACAATTTCAGAATCATGTTACTATCCTGTTCTGGAATCAGGCGGAAGTCCTTTCTCTGTAGTATTTCATAAAATGATTAATGCCGTTAACTCTAAGGTACGAATCCGAAATTTTAATACTACAGCAGCAACAGGTTATACATGGCAGTCAGGGTATGAGATTAATTTGTTAACAAGACCTCATAAAATCAGGACATCATTCAGTGTCGATTCATATCCATATTATCTTATAAATTACAATAATTCTATTGTACCGGTTATGTCCGGCGGAACAGTTGGTTCAAATATTACTACTTATATTCAGGGTTTTAACAGCTTTGGTAAAGGTGTTTTTATGCCGTTTATAACTGATGCTTTAACGCTCACATACTTCAGCGCTTTTGGATGCATTACAAAAAGAAATGACTCTACATTCATAAGTCTTTGCAGGAGATATGCCGTTACGCAAAATAATCAGGTAAGGCAAATATATATTTCAGATACTACCGGAGTTCAGAAATTTGATATCAGCACTCCGCTGTTTACCGGTCCTACTTATAAAATGCGTGCATTGTGGGAACAGAAGATAAACGGTAAAACGGCATTGGTGGAATCATGGGCAGTTGATGTGATAAATGATATTTCATCGGCGCAGGAAAATATAAATTATGTACTTGAGCAGAATTATCCCAATCCGTTCAACCCGACTACAAAAATAAATTACGAGATAAAATCATCCGGATTTATAAGCTTGAAAGTTTTTGATTTACTTGGGAAGGAAGTTGCAGCTCTTGTAAACGAAAAGCAAAACGCAGGAAGCTATGTAGTGAATTTTAATTCATCGGAGTTTAATCTTCCCAGCGGAATATATTTTTATACTCTGAATGCAGGGGAATTTAAAGAGACAAAGAAAATGGTAATGGTAAAATAA
- a CDS encoding T9SS type A sorting domain-containing protein: protein MKTKFFSLILIQVLFLFVNSLYSQPGWNRISQNVTAQDLNEVKFLNSQTGWACGGTGAVIRTVNGGATWSVVPTGSSAYFNAVQFVNALTGWIAADVNNFKKTTDGGDTWVNQVVSGTGILNRCYALTDQICFAAGAQGKLYRTIDGGTTWTVIHSANSDYNRFSFINNQTGWISGTNYVMKTTNCGDTWTQFSLTGPNRDLSFITANTGWVVSYPNVRRTTDGGDTWQTFAVADSGNVFDGVRFLNSQTGYIIGSSNYYYKGRIYKTVNGGATWTKQKAYPSFGFYGLEFTNTLTGYAVGNGGMVYKTTTGGELYASNWIYARTASTMQDLNEVRFLNPLTGWACGGNGALIKSIDGGANWTAVPTGSTAYFNAVHFVNANTGWIAADVNNFKKTTDGGATWINQSVDGTGIINRCYALSAQICFAAGIDGKLHRTGDGGNTWQVVKTASSDFNRFCFINSQTGWVTGQDNLYKTTDAGLTWVQSSVPGSNRDISFINENTGWIPNFPDVIKTTDGGATWNSYYVTAQPGSVFFGIRFVSEQVGYCIGVDYNNGKIFRTLDGGATWAEQVIPSVNGIYGLHFYDEMTGWAVGSRGNTFRTIDGGFTFVGQTSAQVPERFALKQNYPNPFNPSTKINFDIKNSSFASLKIYDIRGREVRTLINENLSAGTYEVNFNATELNSGVYFYTLKTNDFSETRKMILVK, encoded by the coding sequence ATGAAAACAAAATTTTTCTCACTTATTTTAATTCAGGTGTTATTTCTGTTTGTAAACTCCCTTTACTCACAGCCGGGTTGGAATAGAATTTCTCAGAATGTAACTGCGCAGGATTTAAATGAAGTCAAGTTCCTTAACTCACAGACAGGGTGGGCTTGCGGAGGTACAGGTGCAGTAATAAGAACCGTTAACGGAGGCGCTACGTGGTCTGTTGTTCCTACAGGTTCATCCGCATATTTTAATGCCGTTCAGTTTGTGAATGCGCTGACAGGATGGATTGCTGCCGATGTAAATAATTTTAAGAAGACTACCGACGGAGGCGATACCTGGGTAAATCAGGTTGTATCCGGTACAGGAATTCTAAACAGATGTTATGCGCTTACTGACCAAATCTGTTTTGCTGCAGGAGCACAGGGAAAGCTTTACCGCACGATTGACGGCGGAACAACATGGACAGTGATTCATTCTGCAAATTCAGATTACAACAGATTCAGCTTCATAAATAATCAGACCGGATGGATATCAGGAACTAACTACGTAATGAAAACTACAAACTGCGGAGATACATGGACTCAGTTTTCTTTAACAGGTCCAAACAGAGATTTAAGTTTCATCACTGCTAATACTGGCTGGGTTGTAAGTTATCCTAATGTAAGAAGAACAACTGACGGAGGAGATACATGGCAGACATTTGCAGTTGCCGATTCCGGAAATGTTTTTGACGGAGTAAGATTTTTAAATTCTCAGACAGGTTATATAATAGGCTCTTCAAATTATTACTACAAAGGAAGAATTTATAAGACAGTTAACGGCGGCGCAACATGGACTAAACAAAAAGCTTACCCTTCATTCGGATTCTACGGTTTGGAGTTTACTAATACGCTGACAGGCTATGCAGTCGGCAACGGCGGTATGGTTTATAAAACCACAACAGGCGGTGAGCTTTATGCATCAAACTGGATTTATGCCAGAACTGCTTCTACCATGCAGGATTTGAATGAAGTTAGATTTTTAAATCCGTTAACAGGATGGGCTTGCGGCGGTAATGGAGCATTGATAAAATCAATTGACGGAGGCGCAAACTGGACGGCAGTTCCAACAGGTTCAACTGCTTACTTCAATGCAGTTCATTTTGTAAATGCAAATACAGGCTGGATAGCTGCCGATGTAAACAACTTTAAAAAGACAACTGACGGCGGCGCTACATGGATAAACCAGTCAGTTGACGGAACCGGAATAATAAACAGATGCTATGCTCTCAGTGCTCAGATTTGTTTTGCAGCAGGAATTGACGGCAAGCTTCACAGAACAGGCGACGGCGGAAATACATGGCAGGTAGTAAAAACTGCAAGCTCGGATTTTAACCGCTTCTGTTTCATAAACAGTCAGACAGGATGGGTAACAGGACAGGATAATTTATACAAAACAACCGATGCAGGATTAACATGGGTACAGTCATCTGTACCTGGAAGCAACAGGGACATTTCATTTATCAATGAAAACACAGGATGGATTCCTAACTTCCCTGATGTAATAAAAACAACAGACGGCGGAGCAACGTGGAACAGCTACTATGTAACTGCGCAGCCCGGTTCTGTATTTTTTGGAATCAGATTTGTGAGCGAGCAGGTTGGATATTGCATCGGAGTAGATTACAACAACGGAAAAATTTTCAGAACTCTTGACGGCGGCGCAACATGGGCAGAGCAGGTTATTCCTTCTGTTAACGGAATATACGGCTTACATTTTTACGATGAGATGACAGGATGGGCAGTCGGCTCACGCGGAAATACTTTCAGAACAATTGACGGCGGGTTTACTTTTGTCGGTCAGACTTCCGCACAGGTTCCAGAAAGATTTGCACTGAAGCAGAACTATCCTAATCCGTTCAATCCATCTACAAAGATAAATTTTGATATAAAAAATTCTTCGTTCGCATCTTTAAAAATTTATGATATAAGAGGAAGAGAAGTAAGAACTTTGATTAACGAAAATCTTTCTGCAGGAACTTATGAAGTTAATTTTAATGCAACCGAGCTTAACAGTGGAGTATATTTTTATACACTGAAAACAAATGATTTCAGTGAGACAAGAAAAATGATATTAGTAAAATAG
- a CDS encoding helix-turn-helix transcriptional regulator → MKSNKTTDIEQFVINTAREKRMQKSISQSELAHLLNVSPGFIGKVESSNYTSKYNLNHINKLADIFKCSPRAFLPETSISS, encoded by the coding sequence ATGAAGTCAAACAAAACGACAGATATAGAGCAGTTCGTTATCAATACAGCAAGAGAGAAAAGAATGCAGAAAAGCATTTCACAAAGTGAATTAGCCCATCTGCTGAATGTATCACCGGGTTTTATCGGAAAGGTCGAAAGCTCTAACTATACGAGCAAGTACAACCTGAATCATATAAATAAGTTAGCGGATATTTTTAAATGCTCTCCGCGGGCTTTTTTACCGGAGACATCAATTTCAAGCTAG
- a CDS encoding T9SS type A sorting domain-containing protein, producing the protein MKKLIIVLMVLFAAQNIFAQSGWFVQYRNDSLSEFTKIVFPDSVNGYAFRPGGLFKTTNSGINWVRHDFINNNFSTAEFLNKYKGLSVGSNIASLIRTSDGGLSWDSIYTFPNTIRFIKFKDSNTVFVCCNESIYKSSNGGNSWNLVLNAFYVGSKNHSIIFTDSLVGYMASPSEIFIPFSTYQTIVYKTIDGGNSWSNISYLSNIYFSQMKFINENTGFASTLYSGILKTTNSGVNWFPIYYNSQQFNFIEIVQYNKIYIPGFASPDGGINWYAQNLNTINPIYFKSAQFINNNTGFIVGGGPNMSNHFAFIFKTTDGGGITGITYINSNVSDHFSLSQNYPNPFNPSTVILYQLSVAGFTTLKVFDLLGKEVAMLVNQKQNAGSYAVDFNSSEFNLPSGIYFYTLNAGEFKETKKMILIK; encoded by the coding sequence ATGAAAAAATTGATTATTGTTCTGATGGTTTTGTTTGCAGCGCAAAATATTTTTGCGCAGAGCGGATGGTTCGTTCAGTATCGTAATGATAGCTTGAGCGAATTTACAAAAATTGTATTCCCAGATTCTGTTAACGGGTATGCATTTCGCCCGGGGGGATTATTCAAAACAACTAATTCTGGTATAAACTGGGTAAGACACGACTTCATAAACAACAATTTTTCAACAGCAGAATTCTTAAATAAATATAAGGGACTTTCTGTAGGTAGTAATATAGCTTCATTAATCAGAACATCGGATGGAGGTTTATCCTGGGACTCAATTTACACTTTTCCAAACACAATTAGATTTATTAAATTTAAAGATTCTAACACAGTTTTTGTTTGCTGCAATGAAAGTATTTATAAATCATCTAATGGAGGAAATAGTTGGAATTTAGTTTTAAACGCTTTTTATGTTGGCTCTAAAAATCATTCAATAATATTTACTGATTCGTTAGTTGGATATATGGCCTCACCGAGTGAGATATTCATTCCGTTTTCAACATATCAAACAATTGTTTATAAAACTATAGACGGCGGTAATTCATGGAGTAATATATCCTATCTTAGTAATATTTATTTTAGTCAAATGAAATTCATCAATGAGAATACTGGGTTTGCCTCTACTTTATACAGTGGCATTTTAAAAACCACAAACTCAGGTGTAAATTGGTTTCCTATTTATTATAATTCACAGCAGTTTAATTTTATTGAGATAGTTCAATATAATAAAATTTATATTCCCGGTTTTGCTTCACCAGATGGCGGAATAAATTGGTATGCACAGAATTTAAATACAATTAATCCAATTTACTTTAAATCTGCACAATTTATTAATAACAATACGGGATTTATAGTTGGGGGAGGACCTAATATGTCTAATCATTTTGCTTTCATATTCAAAACTACAGATGGAGGAGGAATTACAGGTATTACTTACATTAACTCTAATGTATCGGATCATTTTTCTCTTTCCCAAAACTATCCCAACCCTTTCAACCCAAGTACAGTTATCCTTTATCAGTTGTCAGTAGCCGGATTTACAACTCTCAAAGTTTTTGATTTACTCGGGAAGGAAGTTGCTATGCTTGTAAACCAAAAACAAAATGCAGGCAGTTATGCAGTAGATTTTAATTCATCAGAGTTTAATCTCCCCAGCGGAATTTATTTTTATACTCTGAATGCAGGGGAGTTTAAAGAAACAAAGAAGATGATTTTAATTAAATAA
- a CDS encoding T9SS type A sorting domain-containing protein has translation MRKQKLVLILVIILFLSQNIYSQCNISNTFPLKIGNIFYFKNIDISYLPYHNITTYYSCPILKDSVMNSHRYFYMSNYSGYSGWWRVDSLTGNLFTFDSANSCPNYYREILFDSLCVSSGDSVNKCGTSTIHCTSNENHTLFNQSNESRHLFASGGVPGLFSSTLDRIYDAGFGLVVTVNTFSGLHGIGGNVTTTLIGCKINGVVYGDTNTVSVQFISSNIPSEFSLHQNYPNPFNPSTVIRYQLSVAGFTTLRIFDLLGKEVATLVNEKQNAGSYAVDFNSSEFNLPSGIYFYTLNAGEFKQTRKMVLVK, from the coding sequence ATGAGAAAGCAAAAATTAGTTTTAATCTTGGTGATAATTTTATTTTTATCACAAAATATCTACTCGCAATGTAATATATCAAATACTTTCCCTCTGAAAATTGGGAATATTTTCTATTTTAAAAATATTGATATCAGTTATCTCCCATATCATAATATAACTACATATTACAGTTGTCCGATTTTAAAAGATAGTGTAATGAACTCGCACAGATATTTTTATATGTCAAATTATAGTGGTTATAGCGGTTGGTGGAGAGTTGATTCTCTTACCGGAAATTTATTTACATTCGATTCGGCAAATTCCTGTCCGAATTATTATCGGGAAATATTATTCGATAGTCTTTGTGTCTCTTCCGGAGATAGTGTGAATAAATGCGGTACTTCAACCATCCATTGTACAAGTAATGAAAACCATACACTGTTTAACCAAAGCAACGAGTCGCGGCATCTTTTTGCTTCCGGAGGGGTTCCCGGCCTTTTTTCCTCTACTCTGGATAGAATTTATGATGCAGGATTTGGTCTTGTTGTGACTGTCAATACTTTCAGCGGTTTACACGGTATAGGCGGGAACGTCACCACTACTCTTATCGGGTGTAAAATAAATGGAGTAGTATATGGAGATACAAATACTGTGTCCGTTCAATTTATATCTTCAAATATTCCTTCTGAATTTTCATTACACCAAAACTATCCCAACCCGTTCAACCCAAGTACAGTTATCCGTTATCAGTTGTCAGTTGCCGGGTTTACTACATTAAGAATTTTTGATTTGCTGGGAAAAGAAGTAGCAACACTCGTTAACGAAAAACAAAATGCAGGCAGCTATGCAGTGGATTTTAATTCTTCGGAGTTCAATCTCCCAAGCGGAATTTATTTTTATACTCTGAATGCAGGGGAGTTTAAACAAACGAGAAAGATGGTTTTGGTAAAATAA